A genomic segment from Takifugu rubripes chromosome 20, fTakRub1.2, whole genome shotgun sequence encodes:
- the LOC115247207 gene encoding probable phospholipid-transporting ATPase IF isoform X2: protein MLRWIRQQLGFDPPHQSETRTVYVANRFPQHCHYVPQRFADNRIISSKYTIWNFVPKNLFEQFRRIANFYFLIIFLVQLMIDTPTSPVTSGLPLFFVITVTAIKQGYEDWLRHKADNEVNGAPVFVVRSGSLVQTRSKNIRVGDIVRVAKDETFPADLVLLSSDRADGTCHITTASLDGETNLKTHYSVAETAVCQSVSQLESLQAVVECQQPEADLYRFVGRITVTQHGEEIVRPLGPENLLLRGARLKNTKEIYGVAVYTGMESKMALNYKCKSQKRSAVEKSMNTYLIIYLGILLFEAILSTILKYAWQAEDKWDEPFYNQKTDQERNSSPILQFISDFLAFLVLYNFIIPISLYVTVEMQKFMGSFFIGWDLDLYHEETDQKAQVNTSDLNEELGQVEYVFTDKTGTLTENEMQFRECSINGTKYQEVNGKLVPEGITGDSPDGSTPHLIGDELLFLKAVSLCHTVQISYDQPDCQAGGGDPFSHANGFSSNHMEYYASSPDEKALVEAMKRIGVAFTGTNGDIMEIKTFGKSEKYKLLHVLEFDANRRRMSVILQMPSGGKVLFTKGAESAILPYATGGEIEKTRLHVDEFALKGLRILVVACRHFSPEEYADVDRCLNAARTALQQREERLQEAFSYVERDLQLLGATGVEDKLQDKVQETIEALRLAGIKVWVLTGDKHETAVSVSLSCGHFHRTMNILELVQQRSDNECAEQLRILARRIKEDHVIQHGLVVDGASLSLALRGHEKLFMEVCKNCSAVLCCRMAPLQKAKVVRLLKTSPEKPITLAIGDGANDVSMIQEAHVGIGIMGREGRQAVRNSDYAIARFKFLAKLLLVHGHFYYIRIATLVQYFFYKNVCFITPQFLYQFFCLFSQQTLYDSVYLTLYNICFTSLPILVYSLFEQLVHPHILQNKPGLYRDISKNALLSFQTFLYWTILGFCHAFVFFFGSYILMGEDTTLMGNGQMFGNWTFGTLVFTVMVITVTLKLALETHFWTWMNHLVTWGSIAFYFIFSLFYGGIIWPFLHTQDMYFVFVQLLSSGSAWFAIIIIVITCLFPDVVKKVFYRHLQPTNTQKSQMEEGEGSVGPEYDPVKDQRSPGEDNWHLLAAYPPPTASGPDPCSPR from the exons ATGCTACGGTGGATACGACAACAGCTG GGCTTCGACCCCCCACATCAGAGTGAGACCAGGACGGTGTACGTCGCCAACCGTTTTCCCCAGCATTGCCACTACGTACCGCAGCGCTTCGCCGACAACAGGATCATCTCCTCAAAG TACACAATTTGGAATTTTGTCCCAAAGAACCTGTTCGAGCAGTTCAGAAGGATAGCCAACTTCTATTTCCTCATCATTTTTCTGGTTCAG ttaATGATTGACACCCCAACTTCCCCAGTCACCAGTGGCCTGCCCCTCTTCTTTGTCATTACTGTTACTGCCATTAAACAG GGCTACGAGGACTGGCTGAGGCACAAGGCAGACAATGAAGTCAACGGGGCTCCGGTGTTTGTTGTTCGCAGTGGAAGTCTGGTACAGACGAGATCCAAGAATATCAGG GTGGGCGACATCGTCCGTGTGGCCAAAGATGAAACTTTCCCGGCCGACTTGGTGCTGCTGTCATCAGACCGTGCGGACGGCACCTGTCACATCACCACCGCCAGCCTGGACGGCGAGACCAATCTGAAG ACTCACTACTCTGTGGCAGAGACGGCAGTGTGTCAGTCCGTGTCCCAGCTGGAGTCCCtgcaggctgtggtggagtgccAGCAGCCAGAGGCTGACCTGTACAG GTTTGTTGGTCGAATTACAGTGACTCAGCATGGAGAAGAAATAGTCAG ACCATTGGGTCCAGAGAATTTGCTGCTGCGAGGGGCCAGATTGAAAAATACCAAAGAGATTTATG gtgtggcAGTTTACACAGGAATGGAGTCCAAAATGGCGCTCAACTATAAATGCAAATCCCAGAAACGCTCTGCAGTAGAGAA GTCCATGAACACTTACCTGATCATCTATTTGGGCATCCTGCTGTTCGAGGCCATCCTCAGCACCATTCTGAAGTACGCCTGGCAGGCTGAGGACAAATGGGACGAGCCTTTCTACAACCAAAAGACTGATCAGGAGCGAAACAGCAGTCCG ATCCTGCAGTTCATCTCAGATTTCTTGGCATTTCTGGTCCTTTATAACTTCATCATCCCCATCTCGCTCTACGTTACCGTGGAGATGCAGAAGTTCATGGGATCCTTTTTCATCGGCTGGGATTTGGACCTTTACCACGAGGAGACTGACCAGAAAGCTCAGGTCAACACCTCTGACCTCAATGAGGAACTTGGGCAG GTGGAGTATGTGTTCACAGATAAGACGGGCACACTGACAGAAAACGAGATGCAGTTCCGAGAGTGCTCCATTAATGGAACCAAATACCAGGAAGTCAATGGTAAATTGGTACCTGAGGGAATAACTGGTGACTCGCCGGATGGCTCTACGCCTCACCTG attgGTGATGAATTGTTATTTCTCAAGGCGGTGTCACTGTGTCACACAGTTCAGATCAGCTATGACCAGCCAGACTGCCAGGCTGGGGGAGGGGACCCATTCTCCCATGCAAACGGCTTTTCCTCCAATCACATGGAGTACTATGCCTCCTCACCTGATGAGAAGGCTTTGGTAGAAGCCATGAAGAG GATTGGTGTGGCCTTTACTGGCACTAATGGAGATATCATGGAGATCAAAACGTTTGGAAAGTCAGAAAA GTATAAACTCCTACATGTCCTGGAGTTTGACGCCAACCGCAGGAGAATGAGTGTTATACTACAGATGCCCTCAG GGGGCAAAGTGCTGTTCACCAAGGGGGCAGAGTCAGCGATATTGCCTTATGCTACCGGTGGCGAGATAGAAAAGACAAGACTGCATGTTGATGAGTTCGCTCTG AAAGGACTGCGGATCTTGGTGGTTGCCTGTCGCCACTTTAGCCCGGAGGAGTACGCCGATGTCGACAGGTGCCTGAACGCTGCTCGTACTGCGCTGCAGCAAAgggaggagaggctgcaggaggccttCAGCTATGTGGAGAGAGACCTGCAGTTGCTCGGAGCAACAGGGGTGGAGGACAA ACTCCAAGATAAAGTCCAGGAGACGATTGAAGCTCTGCGGCTAGCGGGGATCAAAGTATGGGTCCTGACCGGGGACAAACACGAGACAGCTGTTAGCGTTAGCCTGTCCTGTGGCCACTTTCACAGAACCATGAACATCCTGGAACTGGTGCAGCAACGTTCTGATAATGAGTGTGCTGAACAGCTCCGCATACTGGCCAGGAG GATAAAGGAGGACCATGTGATTCAGCACGGCTTAGTTGTGGATGGAGCCAGCCTGTCTCTGGCCTTGAGAGGCCATGAGAAGCTCTTTATGGAAGTCTGTAAAAACTGTTCCGCTGTGCTGTGCTGCCGAATGGCCCCTCTGCAGAAAGCCAAG GTGGTGCGTCTCTTAAAAACATCTCCAGAGAAACCCATCACCTTAGCTATTGGGGATGGAGCCAATGATGTCAGTATGATACAGGAAGCCCACGTGGGGATAG GTATCATGGGACGCGAGGGTCGCCAGGCTGTGAGAAACAGTGACTATGCAATCGCCAGGTTTAAGTTCCTGGCGAAGCTTCTACTGGTCCACGGTCACTTCTACTACATTCGAATAGCTACGCTTGTACAGTACTTTTTCTACAAG aatgtgtgttttatcaCACCCCAGTTTTTATACCAgttcttctgtctgttttcacAACAA ACTCTGTATGACAGTGTTTATCTGACACTGTACAACATCTGCTTCACTTCTCTGCCCATCCTGGTGTACAGTTTGTTTGAACAGCTGGTCCATCCACACATACTGCAGAATAAACCTGGCCTGTACAG GGACATCAGCAAGAACGCTTTGCTGTCTTTCCAGACGTTCTTGTACTGGACTATTCTCGGCTTCTGTCACGCTTTTGTCTTCTTCTTTGGTTCCTACATACTAATGGGAGAAGACACCACACTTATGGGCAACGGACAG ATGTTTGGAAACTGGACCTTTGGGACACTGGTTTTCACTGTCATGGTCATCACCGTCACATTAAAG CTTGCTTTAGAGACCCATTTCTGGACATGGATGAACCATTTAGTGACGTGGGGTTCAATCGCCTTCTacttcatcttctccctcttctaTGGAGGAATCATCTG GCCGTTCCTCCACACACAGGACATGTATTTTGTCTTCGTGCAGCTGCTGTCCAGCGGTTCAGCCTGgttcgccatcatcatcattgtcatcaccTGCCTGTTTCCTGATGTGGTGAAGAAGGTCTTCTACAGACATCTGCAGCCAACCAACACACAGAAGAGTCAG ATGGAAGAGGGTGAGGGTTCAGTCGGCCCAGAATATGACCCTGTTAAAGACCAGCGGAGCCCAGGGGAGGACAATTGGCACCTCCTAGCTGCTTATCCTCCCCCTACTGCCTCCGGCCCAGACCCTTGCTCCCCTAGGTAG
- the LOC115247207 gene encoding probable phospholipid-transporting ATPase IF isoform X1, whose protein sequence is MLRWIRQQLGFDPPHQSETRTVYVANRFPQHCHYVPQRFADNRIISSKYTIWNFVPKNLFEQFRRIANFYFLIIFLVQLMIDTPTSPVTSGLPLFFVITVTAIKQGYEDWLRHKADNEVNGAPVFVVRSGSLVQTRSKNIRVGDIVRVAKDETFPADLVLLSSDRADGTCHITTASLDGETNLKTHYSVAETAVCQSVSQLESLQAVVECQQPEADLYRFVGRITVTQHGEEIVRPLGPENLLLRGARLKNTKEIYGVAVYTGMESKMALNYKCKSQKRSAVEKSMNTYLIIYLGILLFEAILSTILKYAWQAEDKWDEPFYNQKTDQERNSSPILQFISDFLAFLVLYNFIIPISLYVTVEMQKFMGSFFIGWDLDLYHEETDQKAQVNTSDLNEELGQVEYVFTDKTGTLTENEMQFRECSINGTKYQEVNGKLVPEGITGDSPDGSTPHLIGDELLFLKAVSLCHTVQISYDQPDCQAGGGDPFSHANGFSSNHMEYYASSPDEKALVEAMKRIGVAFTGTNGDIMEIKTFGKSEKYKLLHVLEFDANRRRMSVILQMPSGGKVLFTKGAESAILPYATGGEIEKTRLHVDEFALKGLRILVVACRHFSPEEYADVDRCLNAARTALQQREERLQEAFSYVERDLQLLGATGVEDKLQDKVQETIEALRLAGIKVWVLTGDKHETAVSVSLSCGHFHRTMNILELVQQRSDNECAEQLRILARRIKEDHVIQHGLVVDGASLSLALRGHEKLFMEVCKNCSAVLCCRMAPLQKAKVVRLLKTSPEKPITLAIGDGANDVSMIQEAHVGIGIMGREGRQAVRNSDYAIARFKFLAKLLLVHGHFYYIRIATLVQYFFYKNVCFITPQFLYQFFCLFSQQTLYDSVYLTLYNICFTSLPILVYSLFEQLVHPHILQNKPGLYRDISKNALLSFQTFLYWTILGFCHAFVFFFGSYILMGEDTTLMGNGQMFGNWTFGTLVFTVMVITVTLKLALETHFWTWMNHLVTWGSIAFYFIFSLFYGGIIWPFLHTQDMYFVFVQLLSSGSAWFAIIIIVITCLFPDVVKKVFYRHLQPTNTQKSQMYSNRVAIGDDFIALQPLSRAKSQLGKIRWKRVRVQSAQNMTLLKTSGAQGRTIGTS, encoded by the exons ATGCTACGGTGGATACGACAACAGCTG GGCTTCGACCCCCCACATCAGAGTGAGACCAGGACGGTGTACGTCGCCAACCGTTTTCCCCAGCATTGCCACTACGTACCGCAGCGCTTCGCCGACAACAGGATCATCTCCTCAAAG TACACAATTTGGAATTTTGTCCCAAAGAACCTGTTCGAGCAGTTCAGAAGGATAGCCAACTTCTATTTCCTCATCATTTTTCTGGTTCAG ttaATGATTGACACCCCAACTTCCCCAGTCACCAGTGGCCTGCCCCTCTTCTTTGTCATTACTGTTACTGCCATTAAACAG GGCTACGAGGACTGGCTGAGGCACAAGGCAGACAATGAAGTCAACGGGGCTCCGGTGTTTGTTGTTCGCAGTGGAAGTCTGGTACAGACGAGATCCAAGAATATCAGG GTGGGCGACATCGTCCGTGTGGCCAAAGATGAAACTTTCCCGGCCGACTTGGTGCTGCTGTCATCAGACCGTGCGGACGGCACCTGTCACATCACCACCGCCAGCCTGGACGGCGAGACCAATCTGAAG ACTCACTACTCTGTGGCAGAGACGGCAGTGTGTCAGTCCGTGTCCCAGCTGGAGTCCCtgcaggctgtggtggagtgccAGCAGCCAGAGGCTGACCTGTACAG GTTTGTTGGTCGAATTACAGTGACTCAGCATGGAGAAGAAATAGTCAG ACCATTGGGTCCAGAGAATTTGCTGCTGCGAGGGGCCAGATTGAAAAATACCAAAGAGATTTATG gtgtggcAGTTTACACAGGAATGGAGTCCAAAATGGCGCTCAACTATAAATGCAAATCCCAGAAACGCTCTGCAGTAGAGAA GTCCATGAACACTTACCTGATCATCTATTTGGGCATCCTGCTGTTCGAGGCCATCCTCAGCACCATTCTGAAGTACGCCTGGCAGGCTGAGGACAAATGGGACGAGCCTTTCTACAACCAAAAGACTGATCAGGAGCGAAACAGCAGTCCG ATCCTGCAGTTCATCTCAGATTTCTTGGCATTTCTGGTCCTTTATAACTTCATCATCCCCATCTCGCTCTACGTTACCGTGGAGATGCAGAAGTTCATGGGATCCTTTTTCATCGGCTGGGATTTGGACCTTTACCACGAGGAGACTGACCAGAAAGCTCAGGTCAACACCTCTGACCTCAATGAGGAACTTGGGCAG GTGGAGTATGTGTTCACAGATAAGACGGGCACACTGACAGAAAACGAGATGCAGTTCCGAGAGTGCTCCATTAATGGAACCAAATACCAGGAAGTCAATGGTAAATTGGTACCTGAGGGAATAACTGGTGACTCGCCGGATGGCTCTACGCCTCACCTG attgGTGATGAATTGTTATTTCTCAAGGCGGTGTCACTGTGTCACACAGTTCAGATCAGCTATGACCAGCCAGACTGCCAGGCTGGGGGAGGGGACCCATTCTCCCATGCAAACGGCTTTTCCTCCAATCACATGGAGTACTATGCCTCCTCACCTGATGAGAAGGCTTTGGTAGAAGCCATGAAGAG GATTGGTGTGGCCTTTACTGGCACTAATGGAGATATCATGGAGATCAAAACGTTTGGAAAGTCAGAAAA GTATAAACTCCTACATGTCCTGGAGTTTGACGCCAACCGCAGGAGAATGAGTGTTATACTACAGATGCCCTCAG GGGGCAAAGTGCTGTTCACCAAGGGGGCAGAGTCAGCGATATTGCCTTATGCTACCGGTGGCGAGATAGAAAAGACAAGACTGCATGTTGATGAGTTCGCTCTG AAAGGACTGCGGATCTTGGTGGTTGCCTGTCGCCACTTTAGCCCGGAGGAGTACGCCGATGTCGACAGGTGCCTGAACGCTGCTCGTACTGCGCTGCAGCAAAgggaggagaggctgcaggaggccttCAGCTATGTGGAGAGAGACCTGCAGTTGCTCGGAGCAACAGGGGTGGAGGACAA ACTCCAAGATAAAGTCCAGGAGACGATTGAAGCTCTGCGGCTAGCGGGGATCAAAGTATGGGTCCTGACCGGGGACAAACACGAGACAGCTGTTAGCGTTAGCCTGTCCTGTGGCCACTTTCACAGAACCATGAACATCCTGGAACTGGTGCAGCAACGTTCTGATAATGAGTGTGCTGAACAGCTCCGCATACTGGCCAGGAG GATAAAGGAGGACCATGTGATTCAGCACGGCTTAGTTGTGGATGGAGCCAGCCTGTCTCTGGCCTTGAGAGGCCATGAGAAGCTCTTTATGGAAGTCTGTAAAAACTGTTCCGCTGTGCTGTGCTGCCGAATGGCCCCTCTGCAGAAAGCCAAG GTGGTGCGTCTCTTAAAAACATCTCCAGAGAAACCCATCACCTTAGCTATTGGGGATGGAGCCAATGATGTCAGTATGATACAGGAAGCCCACGTGGGGATAG GTATCATGGGACGCGAGGGTCGCCAGGCTGTGAGAAACAGTGACTATGCAATCGCCAGGTTTAAGTTCCTGGCGAAGCTTCTACTGGTCCACGGTCACTTCTACTACATTCGAATAGCTACGCTTGTACAGTACTTTTTCTACAAG aatgtgtgttttatcaCACCCCAGTTTTTATACCAgttcttctgtctgttttcacAACAA ACTCTGTATGACAGTGTTTATCTGACACTGTACAACATCTGCTTCACTTCTCTGCCCATCCTGGTGTACAGTTTGTTTGAACAGCTGGTCCATCCACACATACTGCAGAATAAACCTGGCCTGTACAG GGACATCAGCAAGAACGCTTTGCTGTCTTTCCAGACGTTCTTGTACTGGACTATTCTCGGCTTCTGTCACGCTTTTGTCTTCTTCTTTGGTTCCTACATACTAATGGGAGAAGACACCACACTTATGGGCAACGGACAG ATGTTTGGAAACTGGACCTTTGGGACACTGGTTTTCACTGTCATGGTCATCACCGTCACATTAAAG CTTGCTTTAGAGACCCATTTCTGGACATGGATGAACCATTTAGTGACGTGGGGTTCAATCGCCTTCTacttcatcttctccctcttctaTGGAGGAATCATCTG GCCGTTCCTCCACACACAGGACATGTATTTTGTCTTCGTGCAGCTGCTGTCCAGCGGTTCAGCCTGgttcgccatcatcatcattgtcatcaccTGCCTGTTTCCTGATGTGGTGAAGAAGGTCTTCTACAGACATCTGCAGCCAACCAACACACAGAAGAGTCAG ATGTATTCCAACCGTGTGGCAATAGGTGATGACTTCATCGCTCTGCAGCCTCTGTCCAGAGCCAAGAGCCAGCTGGGCAAAATTAG ATGGAAGAGGGTGAGGGTTCAGTCGGCCCAGAATATGACCCTGTTAAAGACCAGCGGAGCCCAGGGGAGGACAATTGGCACCTCCTAG